One genomic region from SAR324 cluster bacterium encodes:
- a CDS encoding NAD(P)/FAD-dependent oxidoreductase — translation MSLPQYDYVIIGAGPAGMAAAVEARQHGLNVLVLDEQPAVGGQIYRNIEDLEEQRPDEFQKLGADYQEAFELAQRFRASGAEYRPGRSIWQIDPDLTLYHIGQDGGPSETCHAQRILIATGAMERPMPFPGWTLPGVLACTAADVLYKSSGLLPRGEIVLLGSGPLLLLIACRLLDAGVKIAAYLDTNPHLAPFQALPYLPKALRGHEYLRKGIAMLWQMFTSGAKVHLGVTGLEADGEGHLQKVRFQQGSAPWKELPADLLLLHHGVVPNIQITRQLGCEHTWYEKQRYWEPVLDQWGNTSIENVAVAGDSGRVCGSANSVLTGRLAALETARALGKIDLAQQTALAAPLLKKQDQELAIRPFLDTLFPPRHPWLVPKNEETLVCRCEEVRVREIRDAVRLGALSPDRVKPMVRCGMGPCQARMCGLTVSEIIADERQVSPADVGYFRVRSPIKPVTLGQLTGVE, via the coding sequence ATGAGCCTGCCACAATATGATTACGTGATCATTGGAGCTGGGCCCGCGGGCATGGCTGCGGCTGTCGAAGCCCGCCAACATGGACTGAATGTACTGGTGCTGGATGAACAACCAGCTGTTGGAGGGCAAATCTACAGAAACATCGAAGATCTGGAGGAACAGCGTCCAGACGAATTCCAGAAGCTGGGTGCTGATTATCAGGAAGCCTTTGAACTGGCTCAGCGATTCCGTGCATCTGGAGCCGAGTATCGGCCTGGCCGATCAATCTGGCAGATTGATCCAGATCTAACGCTATATCACATTGGGCAGGATGGAGGACCTTCAGAAACCTGCCACGCGCAACGCATCCTGATTGCCACCGGTGCGATGGAGCGACCGATGCCCTTTCCAGGCTGGACGCTTCCCGGTGTATTGGCCTGCACAGCAGCAGATGTCCTCTACAAAAGTTCTGGTTTGTTGCCCCGTGGTGAAATTGTCTTGCTGGGCAGCGGGCCCCTGTTGTTATTGATCGCCTGCCGCTTGCTGGATGCTGGAGTCAAAATTGCGGCCTATCTGGACACAAACCCACACCTCGCACCGTTTCAGGCGCTGCCATACTTACCCAAGGCTCTACGAGGGCATGAGTATCTCCGCAAGGGAATCGCCATGCTCTGGCAAATGTTTACTTCCGGAGCGAAAGTTCACCTTGGAGTCACAGGGCTGGAGGCGGATGGCGAGGGACACCTGCAAAAAGTACGATTCCAGCAAGGATCTGCTCCTTGGAAGGAGCTACCTGCAGACCTCCTGCTTCTGCATCATGGTGTGGTTCCCAACATTCAGATCACCCGACAGCTTGGTTGTGAGCACACTTGGTACGAGAAGCAGCGCTACTGGGAACCCGTACTCGATCAATGGGGTAACACCAGTATTGAGAATGTCGCTGTGGCTGGAGATTCAGGTCGTGTCTGTGGCTCAGCCAATTCAGTACTGACTGGTCGGCTCGCGGCATTAGAAACCGCAAGAGCCCTAGGTAAGATCGATCTGGCACAACAGACTGCTCTCGCAGCTCCTCTGTTGAAGAAACAGGATCAAGAGTTGGCGATTCGTCCTTTCCTCGACACACTCTTCCCACCCAGACATCCATGGTTGGTTCCAAAGAATGAGGAGACTCTGGTCTGTCGCTGTGAAGAGGTTCGTGTTCGTGAGATCCGAGATGCCGTGCGCTTGGGTGCCCTGAGCCCTGATCGGGTCAAGCCAATGGTGCGTTGTGGAATGGGTCCCTGCCAGGCGAGGATGTGTGGGTTGACCGTCTCTGAGATCATTGCCGATGAGCGTCAGGTTTCTCCGGCAGATGTTGGTTATTTTCGGGTGCGTTCGCCCATCAAACCGGTTACCCTTGGCCAGTTGACCGGTGTTGAGTAA
- a CDS encoding (2Fe-2S)-binding protein → MFQSPPNVAKTIQITFEEKTYQVAPAQTVAAALMGEGHLMLRKSLVSGETRAAFCMMGICFDCLLEIDGQPNQQSCMIQVREGMNIQRQLKKGECA, encoded by the coding sequence ATGTTCCAGTCGCCGCCTAATGTTGCCAAGACAATCCAAATCACCTTTGAAGAAAAGACTTACCAGGTTGCTCCAGCACAGACTGTGGCTGCAGCCCTAATGGGTGAAGGCCACCTGATGCTACGAAAGTCGTTGGTTAGCGGAGAAACCAGGGCAGCCTTCTGCATGATGGGGATCTGTTTTGACTGCCTGCTTGAGATCGACGGCCAGCCCAATCAACAATCCTGCATGATCCAAGTTCGGGAGGGTATGAACATCCAGCGTCAATTGAAGAAAGGAGAGTGCGCATGA